In the Hermetia illucens chromosome 1, iHerIll2.2.curated.20191125, whole genome shotgun sequence genome, ccacgttcgagagaatttTGGTCCCCCACAGGAGAAtcgacgattccctagcctataTTAGATAATATTCGGTTCAATAGATCACCGTAGGCGAGTGGCTTCATCCGTATGAGTGAGGAAGGTCCAGCCAAGAAAAAAAGACGTGGCATAATCACATATGGAACGGTGACGTAGGTCAaaacgccagatagcttttagagattataaattggtggacctcaacaccaaatcgggatgtctggagttctttaataAGGAAGGttgagaccggataccggttgttgcgcctttgatggtgatgaaaataaaatgtcaTTTAGTGCAAAAAACTAAGTTGACTTATGAATTTATCATATGACAAATTCTTCATCATATTACAATCCGCATCGCACGACGTACGGCTTTGCAAGGTTTAAATTTTTATGGTCTGTGACGTAACATCGACAACCAATCGCAACATGCGGGTCATGAATTGGAATTCAAAAAGTGTGAAACTGAAGTTGTCCTTCCCGCCCAACTGAGCAGGCTTAAATGCTATATATAAACATTTAAGTTTAGTTTCTTGCACTAAGTGACGTgatattactgaaaattattaaattattaatcaATAGTAGGTAATGTCACAAGGAATTGTTGTATTTGAATACATACCCAAAACAGTTTGTTCCACATAATGCATCTCGTTCATTGCTTCGTAAGTCAACTTCCCGTCATATTTCTCCAATACGCGATTTATTTCGTCTCTACACTTATCCTGTATGTTCTGATTCTTGGCTAATTCATAAAAAGTGAAGGTTAAGGTTGACAACGAAGTTTCGAATCCACCAacgaaaaatacaaaagcttgcgCTGCGACTTCCTTCAAAGTTATCTTTCCAATTATTTTTGAATCCTCTTCATCGATTGATGCATTGTTCTTTAACTGAATCAAGAGATCCATAAAATCATTTCGACGaatatttttttcacgaaattccACTGTTTCTTGAACAATGCCCATGAAAAATGTTGTAACATCGCGATGGTTTCGCGCTATACGCAACTTATTGCTCAggtttggaaatatatttacGAAGCTGGTGACAAATCGTCCATGAGCTGGTTCTTCGATATGTTTACGCCCATATCTACGGAATTCCGCATTGGGATCCTTTAAACTGTTGCATTCAATTCCAAAGGCGCAGGTACCAATGACATCGGTTGTAAAACGTGCCAAAAGATCTTTTATTTCCAAAGTTTTTTGTGTCTTCAGGAGCTCGCCAAGGGTCTCATTAAACTTGTCTGCAACTTCATGTACTGTGGGGAACATAAACCTCATCCTTCCGGAGGTAAATGTTGGAGACAATTTTGCGCGTAAGGTGCGCCACTTTTGACCGTCCAGGGTGAATAAGTTTGAGGAGAGCGGATCATCTTTCTCATTCATGATGATTGCATGATCAGTGAAATAATTGAAATCACGAATTAACACATCCTTGATGAAGTCCAGATCAGTAGCCACAATTGTTGGAGTGGTAACCATATATGCACCAACGAACGGGAAGTCGCCTTTTAATTTATAGAACGGAGCGATCAGTTCCCTCATACTCGTGGAGATCTGCATGCTTCCAAAAGGTATCTTTGGCTCTACGTACGGCACTCCGCGATCTTTCCAATacgaaaacttttttttgaaaaataaataagtggcgggaataaaaaatattagaagCCACGAAATGACTGTTAGAATTTCCATTCTCACTAGTAGCTTTTTATCAGAGCGACCAGAATATACTGAGGAAAAATTTGTGGCCATTCCAATATATAGTATAGTTCGAACATTTCTTGGCTAGTCATCTTGGTACAGGCGTGAGTTATGTCCCCATAACAAATAGCATAGATACCTAATTTCCCACAATCAAATGTAATTAAATACACCAAATGCACCTAAATTCAAATGTAATTAAATACACCAAATGCACCTAATAAAAGCAATATTGCACTTTAAcagtaatgaaataaaatacattCATTCCGGCTAACAAACTCTATGTAGCACATTCCGGATGTGCATTATCAAAATCAGCATAATCATGttataaaatattgtaaagaatgaaatgaaagtcAGTAATGTTTTTACCACAGAAATAAACGGTtctttcctaaacaaaattccgttttatttatttttttatccgaCTTGTCTATCAGACacataactggcgcagtcgcaaAAGTAAGGGCGGAGGACGGTACGATTTAGGATTCCTAGTACGCAGAAACCATTCCGAAGGATTATCGGTTCGCGACGGTTAATCGCTTACGGTTCAGTGTGCTAATTTGTGCAAGTGCAAGTGACGAAGGATAATTGTTGCGCAGAGCAGGCTCAGCGAAAGCATATCGCTACTCGAGCAAACAAAGCAAGGATTATGAGAGTCCTACTGATCATTATACTCAAGTAAGTTCTTGGTCATATGCCTCTCCCATCCAAATCGAAATCCCCATCCTCAAAACCCTATAACACGCTTCCTAGGCTATTTAGACTTAATAACTCTCCTactaaattaagaaaatataaatccgATAGTGTTCATATAAAATCTCCCGCGAGTGAAAATAATCTTAGTGTTCCAAATCAATCAATCGTTGGCTCAATCTCGAAATTAACCAATTTCTTCAAAAGTGAAGAAGAATACAAAATAGAATATAGTATAATGGCTAACCCAGGTACAAGTTCGCAACCTCAggttacaaccatagatattttcaattcattacGGGTACCTGACGCAATCAAGGATCTCCCAAGATTCGAGGGTAACCCGCGATTACTGTTTGATTTCCTTGGCAACGTCGACGAAATACTTTCCCTTATCGATGTTACAAATGGAACGCCATATGGCAAGTTATTATTGAGGGCCATTCGCAACAAAATTGTTGGAGAAGCGAACGAAGTCCTCAATATGTATGGGACACCATTAGATTGGAATCTCATTAAAACCAACCTCACCCTTCACTACGCCGACAAAAGGAATGAGAcctccttaataagggacttgcatgtgttaaaacaaaataatgattCGGTGCAAAAATTTTACAGTGAAATTATCGAAATACTTAGTAGTATGAATAATCATGTGTGTATTCATGAAGGTGACCTCAATGTGATctctgcaaaaaaatctctcTTCGCAGAGATGTGCTTAAACACATTTTTATCGGGATTGAAAGAACCACTTGGGTCCACCGTTCGGGCTATGAAACCCACAACTCTAGCAGAAGCCTACGCATGCTGCATACAAGAGCAGAATATACTTTATACTAAGTCAGATTCGAACCGGAGTCTATTAAACCCAAGGTCAGTTAACCCGCTGAAACCCATCATGTTTCCCCAACAAAATAAGGATGTGTTTaaacctaaacttttgtttcctttAATACCCCCACAAGGGTTCTCGAATCCTCCGTTTAATCAACAATACAGACCTAACTTTTTACCTCAACAAAAACCATTTGGCATGTATCAACAACCTCAAAATCCTTTTGTCAGGCAACAACAGTTTAGACCTCCGCAGTATCCTCAGCAATTCCAACGACAAGCTCCATTTCAGAATAACTATCCTCATTTCCAACAAAGACCTTCTATACCTAATAGACCAAGTAATGGACCTGTTTCAAAACCTGAACCAATGGAAATAGGCTCAGGTACAATTCGAAGAAACCATCCACAGCAAAGAGAACCAGGAAGTAATTTCTTCCGGTCAACCGGACCAGCTAATTTTACATCTAAAGAATTGTTCAATGTCGGGGAACAGGAGTCTAACTCACACTCTAAAACCCAAAAGGAATCCCTCTTAAACATTAATAGTGAGGAAGGTAACCCAACTAGCGTACCCTATAATCTCGAACAATATTATTCCCAATATTACTATGATGATGAAGACGTTTATTTTCTTAATCCCTACGAAAACTGCAACCAGAATAATTCCGAAGAAAACAATATTGATGAGGAAAATTTTCCTACGAATGCCTCCTCAACCCAATCGGATACCTAGATATTAACACACACGGTAACCTACTACCCTATGTTAGCATTTCCTCCCCTTTTGGGCgtccattaaaatttttaatcgaCACAGGAGCATCTTCATCATTCATCAACCCCGAATATATCAATCCGAGtgatataaaataaattaaacctATTTCGATTAGCACTGTTCTTTCTAAACACGAAGTCAAAGAAGAAgttatcttaccaaattttactGAATTCAACCAACCCGGTAACTCGCGTTTCTTAATCAAATTTCACGGTTATTTTGATGGGCTACTTGGGATAGACATTTTGAGTAACCTCGGAGCTAAAGTAGACCTAGGCAACCAGGTGATAACGACTAACAATGCCGTACTCCCTTTGAACTTCAAACCGAACTTCATGTCTAACAAATACGTAATTTCACCCGAAACAAAAGTAATCGTAAAACTTCCTGTTGACATACAAAATggagatatttatattaaatcAACTAAAATCTCCCCTAACCTAGTAATCTCGGAAGGAATTTACAGCGCGGTTAATTGGTACGCACCAATTGAGGTTTCTAACCATTCACAAAAAGAACAAATCCTTTTAATTGAACATCCCCTTATGGCGGAAAAACTCTCAAACCGATACGAAGAAATAAATAACCTAAACATCTGCTGTGACAGGGATCAGTCACCACTGGCTCTACATGAGGATATTATTAACCTTCTTCGAGTGTCACATTTAAATACCGAAGAACAGAAAGGCTTGTTCAAAGTTTGTAGAGAATTTGACGATATCTTCCTCCGAGAAGGACAAGACTTGACTTTCACTAACCAAGTGAAACATCGCATCAGAACTACCGATGAACTACCCATTTATACAAAATCCTATAGATATCCTTTCATACACAAACCTGAAGTACGTAATCAAATCTCCGATATGCTTAACCAGGGCATAATTAGACCCAGCTACTCACCATGGAGCTCCCCTGTCTGGATAGTTCCAAAAAAACCAGATGCGAGTGGTAAGCAAAAATGGCGATTGGTTATAGACTACAGGAAATTAAATGAGAAAACAATAGGGGACAGGTACCCACTCCCGAACATTAATGACATTTTGGACAAACTAGGGAAGTCTATGTACTTTTCGACATTGGATCTCGCTAGTGGGTTCCATCAGATCGAGATGGATCCACGCGACGTTTCTAAAACGGCCTTCACGGTCGAAGGTGGCCATTACGAGTATGTACGCATGCCATTTGGGCTGAAAAATGCCCCTTCGACTTTTCAACGAGTCATGGATAACGTTTTAAAGGAATTGCAAGGAACAATCTGTCtagtgtacctagatgacattaTTATATTCTCTACCTCCTTGCAGGAACACGTAGAAAATCTTCGAAAGGTATTCCAGAAACTTCGTCAAGCAAACCTTAAGGTTCAACTCGATAAGTCCGAGTTTCTCAAAAAGGAAATAGCTTTTCTTGGCCACTTGGTCACAACAGAAGGTATTAAACCAAATCCTAGCAAAATCCAGGCTATCACCGACTTTCCCATTCCGAGAACCCCgaaagaaatcaaatcatttCTTGGGTTACTCGGCTATTACCGTAAATTTATTCGGGATTTTGCAAAATTGACCAAACCACTCACAGAATGTCTAAAGAAGGGACGACGTATTGACCTAAACGATCGCTATTTGAGAACTTTTAAATCTTGTAAAGATATTCTCACCAACGATCCCATTCTTCAACATCCGGACTTCAAAAAACCCTTTGTGCTCACAACAGATGCGAGCAACTTTGCAATTGGTGGTGTATTATCACAAGGGCCAATCGGCAGTGATAAACCAATCTGCTATGCTAGCAGGACCTTGACTGATACCGAGATCAACTATTCGACAATCGAAAAGGAGCTCTTGGCA is a window encoding:
- the LOC119651394 gene encoding cytochrome P450 6a9-like, producing the protein MQISTSMRELIAPFYKLKGDFPFVGAYMVTTPTIVATDLDFIKDVLIRDFNYFTDHAIIMNEKDDPLSSNLFTLDGQKWRTLRAKLSPTFTSGRMRFMFPTVHEVADKFNETLGELLKTQKTLEIKDLLARFTTDVIGTCAFGIECNSLKDPNAEFRRYGRKHIEEPAHGRFVTSFVNIFPNLSNKLRIARNHRDVTTFFMGIVQETVEFREKNIRRNDFMDLLIQLKNNASIDEEDSKIIGKITLKEVAAQAFVFFVGGFETSLSTLTFTFYELAKNQNIQDKCRDEINRVLEKYDGKLTYEAMNEMHYVEQTVLETLRKYPILQVNFRKCVKDYHVRGTNVTIEKGTLIQIPNYSIHHDSDIYTDPEKFDPDRFSPENIKLRNSVSFLSFGDGPRNCIGLRFGKMQSAMGLITLLKNYRFKLSSKSPNPLVFSTKSFMLSPEGGMYLDIEKL